Proteins encoded within one genomic window of Alosa alosa isolate M-15738 ecotype Scorff River chromosome 24, AALO_Geno_1.1, whole genome shotgun sequence:
- the LOC125289866 gene encoding NEDD8, translating to MLIKVKTLTGKEIEIDIEPTDKVERIKERVEEKEGIPPQQQRLIYSGKQMNDEKTAADYKIQGGSVLHLVLALRGGAICFKNLEMASISAL from the exons ATGTTGAtcaaagttaag ACCCTCACTGGTAAAGAAATTGAAATTGACATAGAACCCACAGATAAG GTGGAGAGGAtcaaagagagagtggaggagaaagaggggataCCTCCTCAGCAGCAAAGACTCATTTACAGTGGAAAACAGAT GAATGATGAGAAGACAGCCGCCGACTACAAAATCCAGGGGGGATCGGTATTGCACTTGGTCTTGGCCTTACGAGGAGGAGCAATCTGTTTCAAAAATCTAGAAATGGCCTCTATATCGGCCTTGTAA
- the gmpr2 gene encoding GMP reductase 2, with amino-acid sequence MPRIENDIKLDFKDVLLRPKRSTLKSRSEVDLMRSFTFRNSKASYHGIPIVAANMDTVGTFEMAVALHQFTLFTAIHKHYSVDDWKEFAAKNPECLQSLAVSSGTGETDFEKLTAILAAVPQLHYICVDVANGYSEHFVHFVKDVRGKFPTHTIMAGNVVTGEMVEELILAGADIIKVGIGPGSVCTTRKKTGVGYPQLSAVIECADAAHGLGGHIISDGGCTCPGDVSKAFGAGADFVMLGGMLAGHDESGGEVIEKNGKKYKLFYGMSSDTAMKKHAGGVAEYRASEGKTVEVTYKGPVEATVRDVLGGVRSTCTYVGAGKLKELSRRTTFIRVTQQLNTVFGDI; translated from the exons ATGCCTCGTATTGAGAATGACATCAAGCTTGACTTCAAGGACGTTCTGCTCCGGCCCAAGAGAAGCACTCTGAAGTCCCGCAGCGAG GTGGACCTGATGCGCAGCTTTACTTTCAGAAATTCAAAAGCAAGCTACCATGGCATTCCCATCGTGGCAGCCAACATGGATACTGTGGGAACCTTTGAAATGGCCGTGGCTCTACACCAG TTCACCCTCTTCACTGCCATCCATAAACACTACTCTGTTGACGACTGGAAAGAGTTTGCTGCCAAAAATCCAGAATGCCTTCAG AGTTTGGCGGTCAGTAGCGGTACAGGTGAGACGGACTTTGAGAAACTGACGGCCATTTTGGCAGCAGTGCCTCAGCTGCATTACATCTGTGTGGACGTGGCCAATGGCTACTCCGAGCACTTTGTGCACTTCGTCAAGGATGTGCGAGGAAAGTTCCCCACTCACACCATCATG GCAGGGAACGTGGTCACTGGAGAAATGGTGGAGGAACTTATCCTCGCAGGTGCGGACATCATCAAAGTGGGCATTGGACCAG GCTCTGTGTGCACCACACGGAAGAAGACTGGTGTGGGTTATCCCCAGCTGAGTGCTGTGATCGAATGTGCAGATGCTGCTCATGGACTTGGAGGACATATTATCTCT GATGGCGGATGCACCTGTCCTGGTGATGTCTCCAAAGCTTTTG GAGCTGGGGCGGACTTTGTGATGCTCGGCGGCATGCTGGCCGGTCACGACGAGAGCGGAGGCGAAGTTATCGAGAAGAACGGCAAGAAGTACAAGCTTTTCTACGGCATGAGCTCCGACACAGCGATGAAGAAGCATGCAGGAGGGGTGGCAGAGTATAG GGCGTCTGAGGGGAAGACGGTGGAGGTGACCTACAAGGGCCCCGTGGAGGCGACGGTGCGCGACGTGCTGGGCGGCGTCCGCTCCACCTGCACCTACGTGGGCGCGGGCAAGCTGAAGGAGCTCAGCCGCCGCACCACCTTCATCCGCGTCACCCAGCAGCTCAACACCGTCTTCGGCGACATCTAG